The following coding sequences lie in one Drosophila sulfurigaster albostrigata strain 15112-1811.04 chromosome 2R, ASM2355843v2, whole genome shotgun sequence genomic window:
- the LOC133835632 gene encoding protein artichoke: MEMWKMLRLLPNCGQRQRQLMLLLFFCCLCYLTQHSDAWRPCPELSTALRLPCRCNVVPFAATGQLGAVAMDCDRVVFHSDAPQLPYGAPIVAYTQRHSGQQTLPAQTFGQLKLPIEELDLSNNLIRRIPDKAFVGLKDSLNELRLANNLLGDNLNPIFSTAELHSLKNLRLLDLSGNKIKLIEEGVLKGCVDLKEFYMDRNSLTEVPVNSLNGPTALRHLSLRQNYITTLHRDAFSSQSQLEIIDLRYNTLRSIDSQAFHGLRKIREIKLAGNRLSKLNSDVFEKLPTLQKLDLSENFFGQFPTVALAQIRGLKTLNVSSNMLQQLDYTHMQVVKSLETLDLSRNSITSIPPGTFRDQTALKYLDLSLNSLRTIEDDALEGLENLQTLIIKDNNILLIPGSALGRLPQLSSLQMDFNRVAALSAEILGSVQAGDITTLSLSRNVIRELPPGSFQMFSSLHTLDLAGNSLAMINADTFAGLESTLMQLKLSQNKLSGLGGMPLVLPELRSLDLNNNNLGEISPNIFTELENLQSLNLSGNHLAPLTPMLFKPLSRLQIIDLSHCSIRQLSGDVLAGLQDLKHIYLAGNQLQELQDGSFLNLWNISSIDLSDNRINSIRAGAFVNVMQLKRLDLHGNQLSAFKGEFFNTGTGIEELDISHNQLSYLFPSSFRIHPRLREIRAAHNKFSFFPAELITTLQYLQHIDLSHNQLKTIDELDFARLPRLRVLLLADNQLDMVSEMAFHNSTQLQIVDLSNNNLDRIGERTFEGLVRLEQLNLEHNRLSELSDGVFEHSKLHMLENINLAHNRFEYAPLNALQLRQFFVSSVDLSHNRIRELPKDDGIMMNIKSIDLSFNPLTPQAVHNVLNEPKTVREVNLAGTGIQELQLLETPFLQSLNLSHNKLRNIKSEVFQRVTLLESLDLSSNELLSLSDLSLAWPQLQVLQELDVSNNSFELISQSNFAQLEMLRSLRLNHLPLCSRIEKNAFRTLPNLATLEAYDLPLLGYLDLQGIMELLPGLEMLDIEVKDGTIGSEQIQPLKHPRLSSLGIRGERLKSISSGTLAGLKSNELTIKLQNTSLTALPPALLFPVPRSSHLTLNVHGSKIGALVPQFLNALEDRRASLQLQGLESNPINCNCEARALRRWLPNSGMPDLTCHEPPYMAGRKLIEVGDDELTCDPRRMTSTTPASRPSTPLLQKSSSQLVTRTSSSATTEEPLIIWSLEPTQPTIMKIKTKAPLMKAQAPIIGNDDTLIIGIVGGVVAFIAILIIIICIIRLRMSNAEYQQSAAMMGMPSAMQMGAHNAAYNYKSSGGAPTAALYAVPPYQANYATLPHKAASIHQSTQNLSQRQQQAVQQAAAAQQAAAAVAAYSTMSRMSYFSGAGAGAGAGGDGAESLSQHQQQQHQHQPYIIYSDDKAYR, translated from the exons ATGGAAATGTGGAAAATGCTTCGGCTGCTGCCAAATTGtggacagcgacaacgacagctcatgttgttgttatttttctgTTGTCTCTGCTACTTGACCCAGCACTCTGATGCCTGGCGACCATGTCCGGAGCTGAGCACCGCTCTGCGTTTGCCATGCAG ATGCAATGTGGTGCCTTTTGCGGCAACCGGACAACTGGGCGCCGTGGCCATGGACTGCGATCGCGTTGTCTTTCACAGCGATGCACCACAGCTGCCATATGGAGCGCCCAtcgtggcgtatacgcaacgtcaCAGCGGCCAACAAACATTGCCCGCCCAG ACATTTGGACAGTTGAAGTTGCCCATTGAGGAGCTGGACTTGTCCAACAATCTGATACGTCGCATTCCCGACAAGGCTTTCGTTGGCCTCAAGGATTCCCTTAACGAGCTGCGTTTGGCCAACAATCTGCTGGGCGATAATCTGAATCCTATCTTCTCCACCGCTGAGCTGCACAGCTTGAAGAATCTGCGACTGCTCGACTTATCGGGCAATAAGATCAAGCTGATTGAGGAGGGTGTGCTCAAGGGGTGCGTGGACCTCAAGGAGTTCTACATGGATCGTAATAGTCTCACCGAGGTGCCAGTTAATTCGCTGAATGGTCCAACTGCTCTGCGACATCTTTCATTGCGTCAGAATTATATAA caaCTCTGCATCGTGATGCATTTAGTTCGCAATCGCAGCTGGAGATCATTGATCTGAGATACAACACGTTGCGCAGCATCGATAGCCAAGCGTTCCATGGACTGCGCAAGATTCGCGAAATTAAGCTGGCTGGCAATCGTCTTAGCAAACTGAACAGCGATGTCTTTGAGAAACTGCCAACGCTGCAAAAACTGGATCTCTCCGAGAACTTCTTTGGTCAGTTTCCCACTGTGGCTTTGGCGCAAATACGCGGACTGAAGACCTTGAATGTCTCCTCCAACATGCTTCAA CAATTGGACTACACGCACATGCAAGTCGTGAAATCCCTGGAGACTCTGGATCTAAGCCGCAACAGTATTACGAGCATTCCACCGGGCACATTCCGCGATCAGACTGCACTCAAATACCTCGATCTCAGCCTCAACTCGCTGCGCaca ATCGAGGACGATGCTTTGGAGGGTTTGGAGAACTTGCAAACGCTCATCATCAAGGACAACAACATTCTGCTGATTCCGGGCAGCGCTTTGGGTCGCCTGCCACAGCTCAGCTCGCTGCAAATGGACTTTAATCGCGTGGCCGCGTTGTCGGCTGAAATTCTCGGCTCGGTGCAAGCAGGCGACATTACcacgctctccctctctcgcaaTGTGATACGTGAACTCCCTCCTGGTAGCTTCCAAATGTTCAGCAGCCTGCACACTCTCGATCTAGCTGGCAACTCGTTGGCCATGATCAATGCGGATACTTTTGCGGGCTTGGAGAGTACGCTGATGCAGCTGAAACTTTCGCAGAACAAACTCAGCGGATTGGGCGGTATGCCATTGGTGTTGCCAGAGCTGCGCAGCTTGGAtctgaacaacaacaatcttgGCGAGATTTCACCAAACATTTTCACAGAATTGGAGAATCTGCAATCGTTGAATCTGAGTGGCAATCATCTGGCTCCCCTCACTCCAATGCTCTTCAAACCTTTGAGTCGGCTGCAAATCATCGATCTGAGTCATTGCAGCATACGTCAGCTGAGTGGCGATGTGTTGGCTGGTCTGCAGGATCTGAAGCACATTTACTTGGCAGGCAATCAGCTGCAGGAATTGCAGGATGGCAGCTTCCTCAATCTGTGGAACATTAGCTCCATTGATCTGTCCGACAATCGCATCAATTCCATACGCGCCGGCGCCTTTGTCAATGTGATGCAGCTGAAACGATTGGATCTGCATGGCAATCAGCTGTCCGCCTTCAAGGGCGAGTTCTTCAACACGGGCACAGGCATCGAAGAGCTGGACATCTCACACAATCAGCTGAGCTATCTGTTTCCTTCCTCCTTCCGCATTCACCCGAGATTGCGTGAAATACGCGCTGCCCACAACAAGTTCTCCTTCTTCCCTGCTGAGCTCATCACAACGCTGCAATATCTGCAACACATTGATCTGTCCCACAATCAACTAAAGACCATCGATGAACTGGACTTTGCCCGACTGCCACGACTGCGGGTGCTGTTGCTGGCCGACAATCAACTGGATATGGTCAGTGAAATGGCATTCCACAACTCGACACAACTGCAAATTGTCGATCTGTCCAACAACAATCTCGATCGCATTGGCGAACGCACCTTCGAGGGTCTCGTGCGTCTCGAGCAGCTCAACCTGGAACATAATCGCCTCTCGGAGCTGTCCGATGGTGTCTTTGAGCACTCCAAGCTGCACATGCTAGAGAACATTAATCTGGCGCACAATCGCTTCGAGTATGCGCCACTCAATGCGCTGCAGTTGCGTCAATTCTTCGTCTCCTCGGTGGATCTGAGTCACAATCGTATTCGTGAACTGCCCAAGGATGATGGCATCATGATGAACATAAAGAGCATTGATTTGTCCTTCAATCCTCTCACTCCACAAGCTGTGCACAATGTGCTCAACGAGCCCAAAACGGTCAGGGAAGTGAATCTTGCAGGCACGGGCATTCAGGAACTCCAGCTGCTGGAAACTCCTTTCCTGCAATCGCTGAATCTGTCGCACAACAAGCTGCGCAACATCAAGTCCGAGGTGTTCCAGCGTGTCACGCTGCTGGAATCACTCGATCTGTCCAGCAATGAGCTGCTGTCGTTGAGCGATCTCTCGCTCGCCTGGCCACAGCTGCAGGTGCTCCAGGAACTGGACGTGTCCAACAACAGCTTCGAACTCATCTCACAATCCAACTTTGCGCAGCTGGAAATGTTGCGCAGCCTGCGCTTGAATCACTTGCCGCTCTGCAGTCGCATCGAGAAGAATGCCTTCCGCACGCTTCCGAATCTGGCCACGTTGGAGGCTTATGATCTGCCGCTGTTGGGCTATCTTGATCTGCAAGGTATTATGGAACTACTGCCGGGATTGGAGATGCTAGACATTGAGGTTAAGGATGGCACAATTGGCAGCGAACAAATACAACCTCTGAAGCATCCACGCCTTAGCTCGCTGGGCATACGTGGCGAGCGCTTGAAATCCATTTCCTCGGGCACCTTGGCAGGTCTCAAGAGCAACGAGTTGACCATCAAACTGCAAAACACCTCGCTGACTGCCTTGCCACCTGCTTTACTGTTCCCCGTGCCACGCTCCTCACATCTGACGCTTAATGTGCATGGCTCCAAGATTGGCGCGTTGGTGCCGCAGTTCTTGAACGCTCTGGAGGATCGTCGTGCCAGCCTGCAGCTACAGGGTCTGGAAAGTAATCCCATAAACTGCAATTGCGAAGCACGCGCACTTCGTCGTTGGCTGCCTAACTCGGGCATGCCAGACTTGACTTGTCACGAACCCCCTTACATGGCCGGGCGCAAGCTCATCGAGGTGGGCGATGATGAACTCACATGCGATCCACGACGAATGACTTCAACGACGCCGGCTTCACGTCCCTCCACGCCACTGCTGCAGAAGAGCTCCAGTCAATTGGTGACACGCACCAGCAGCAGTGCCACCACTGAGGAGCCGCTCATCATCTGGAGTCTGGAGCCCACACAGCCGACGATCATGAAGATTAAGACAAAGGCGCCGCTGATGAAGGCCCAAGCGCCCATCATTGGCAACGATGATACGCTGATCATTGGCATCGTTGGTGGTGTGGTCGCCTTCATAGCCatactcatcatcatcatttgtATTATACGACTGCGCATGAGCAACGCCGAGTACCAGCAGAGTGCCGCTATGATGGGCATGCCATCGGCCATGCAAATGGGCGCTCACAATGCCGCCTACAATTACAAGTCGAGTGGCGGAGCGCCGACAGCAGCTCTGTATGCTGTGCCACCATATCAGGCAAATTACGCAACGCTACCGCACAAGGCGGCCTCCATTCATCAGTCCACACAGAATCTGTCGCAGCGCCAGCAACAGGCTGTGCAACAAGCGGCAGCTGCTCaacaggcagcagctgctgttgccgcctaCTCAACTATGTCACGCATGTCGTACTTCAGTGGAGCTggagcgggagcgggagcTGGCGGTGATGGTGCCGAGAGTTTATcacagcaccaacagcagcagcatcaacatcaaccaTACATTATTTATTCGGATGACAAGGCATATAGATAA
- the LOC133835643 gene encoding LOW QUALITY PROTEIN: prostatic acid phosphatase (The sequence of the model RefSeq protein was modified relative to this genomic sequence to represent the inferred CDS: deleted 1 base in 1 codon): MVYYQTSYSVKAIVFLCICSLLGCGNASLEYRSEDVEGVPATLPGELKFAHVIFRHGDRMPLDPYPTDPWKNRKYWPTGWGQLTNRGKQQHYELGKWLRKRYNSLLSTRFDIDQIYIQSTDVDRTLMSAQSNLAGLYEPVGEDVWNDQIKWQPIPVHTMPEKYDAIIGAKADCPAFDYYLSILQESAEFKAKLERFKDLFFYLSQNSGRPVKTFTEAQYLNNTLFIEQLYNKTLPVWTQKVYGGADLTYVSNFAFSINTYTRQLARLKTGPLLKDILTRFSKKIEKQLHPDRTVFVYSAHDTTIANLLNTLNLFQLHSPPYTACIMFELRVNDQNKPLVSLFYKNTTAEPLPMDIPGCGVSCPLEKLFQLYEDVLPVDWDAECQRSTLTMTYEEANLGAATAMLIGIIAALLCISYGLMVYYRRRNYTMHTSYGQMA; the protein is encoded by the exons ATGGTGTATTACCAAACCAGCTACTCGGTCAAGGCAATCGTCTTTCTCTGCATATGTTCATTACTTGGATGTGGTAATGCGTCTCTGGAATATCGTAGCGAAGATGTTGAAGGTGTCCCAGCCACGTTGCCAGGTGAACTGAAGTTTGCGCATGTG ATTTTTCGACATGGCGATCGAATGCCACTCGATCCATATCCAACGGATCCCTGGAAAAACCGCAAGTATTGGCCAACGGGCTGGGGACAGTTGACTAAT CGTggcaagcaacaacattatGAATTAGGCAAATGGCTTAGGAAACGTTATAATTCGCTGTTGAGCACAAGATTTGACATAGATCAAATCTACATACAGTCCACAGATGTGGACCGCACACTGATGAGTGCACAATCCAATCTGGCTGGATTATACGAACCTGTGGGTGAGGATGTGTGGAATGATCAAATCAAATGGCAACCGATTCCTGTTCACACGATGCCTGAAAAATACGATGCG ATAATCGGTGCCAAGGCAGACTGCCCTGCATTTGACTATTATTTGTCTATTCTACAAGAGTCTGCGGAGTTTAAGGCGAAGCTGGAACGCTTTAAAGATCTCTTTTTTTACTTAAGCCAAAATAGTGGTCGTCCTGTA AAAACCTTTACGGAGGCGCAATATCTTAATAATACATTGTTTATCGAGCAATTGTACAACAAAACGCTGCCAGTGTGGACACAAAAGGTTTACGGCGGCGCTGACTTGACTTATGTGTCGAATTTTGCATTCTCTATCAATACTTACACTCGCCAACTGGCACGTCTCAAGACTGGCCCATTACTTAAAGACATACTCACGCGGTTCAGCAAGAAGATTGAGAAACAGCTGCATCCGGATCGTACAGTATTTGTGTATAGCGCACATGACACAACCATTGCCAACTTGTTGAATACTCTCAATCTGTTTCAG CTGCATAGTCCACCATACACAGCTTGCATAATGTTTGAGCTGCGTGTGAACGATCAGAATAAGCCGTTGGTTTCGTTGTTCTATAAGAACACCACAGCGGAGCCGCTGCCAATGGATATACCTGGCTGTGGTGTATCCTGTCCACTAGAGAAACTCTTTCAACTGTACGAGGATGTGCTGCCCGTAGACTGGGATGCAGAATGCCAGCGCTCAACTTTGACCATGACTTACGAAGAAGCTAACTTAGGTGCGGCGACAG CCATGCTCATAGGCATCATAGCTGCGCTGTTGTGTATTAGCTATGGCCTAATGGTCTACTATCGTCGTCGTAATTACACAATGCACACTTCGTATGGTCAAATGGCATAG